A genomic segment from Streptomyces sp. NBC_00459 encodes:
- a CDS encoding 3-oxoacyl-ACP synthase, protein MIPDDLWLAPAEWLPPTAEKTADSLATGRVTTGEADAMGYEQLPVSDGLSAPQMAVRAARRALTRAGVPAGNLTAVLHAWTYYQGHDFWSPAHYVAAETGAHDAIPTGIQQMCNGAAAALRIAVDRLAAHPGGAPVLITTADRFAPPGFDRWGGDYGVWYGDGGTAAVVGAGPDGVPEGALALRALRTRAAPELENAHRDADTFHPAPHTRGAAVDVRRTKKAFLAEHDKPRFLARLRRETTAVLAAALTEAGIGPDGRRLSTVLLPRLGRATARDVYGPAVAEVTDAPLADLGDRTGHLGAGDLLSNLTALTTGTGPHRLERGEYAAVLSAGAGFTWSAVVVQRT, encoded by the coding sequence GTGATCCCCGACGATCTGTGGCTCGCTCCCGCCGAGTGGCTGCCGCCCACCGCCGAGAAGACGGCGGACTCGCTGGCCACGGGCCGGGTGACCACCGGGGAGGCGGACGCGATGGGCTACGAGCAACTGCCCGTCTCCGACGGCCTGTCCGCCCCGCAGATGGCGGTGCGTGCCGCCCGGCGGGCCCTGACCCGGGCCGGCGTCCCCGCCGGGAACCTCACCGCCGTACTGCACGCCTGGACGTACTACCAGGGCCACGACTTCTGGTCGCCCGCGCACTACGTGGCCGCCGAGACCGGCGCCCACGACGCGATCCCGACCGGCATCCAGCAGATGTGCAACGGCGCGGCGGCGGCCCTGCGCATCGCGGTGGACCGACTGGCCGCGCATCCCGGCGGCGCGCCGGTCCTCATCACCACCGCCGACCGTTTCGCACCGCCGGGCTTCGACCGATGGGGCGGTGACTACGGCGTCTGGTACGGCGACGGCGGCACCGCGGCCGTCGTCGGCGCCGGACCCGACGGCGTCCCGGAGGGCGCGCTCGCCCTGCGCGCCCTGCGGACCCGGGCGGCGCCCGAGCTGGAGAACGCCCACCGCGACGCCGACACCTTCCATCCGGCGCCGCACACCCGGGGCGCGGCCGTGGACGTCCGCCGGACCAAGAAGGCGTTCCTCGCCGAGCACGACAAGCCGCGCTTCCTCGCCCGGCTGCGCCGGGAGACCACGGCCGTACTGGCCGCCGCGCTGACCGAGGCGGGCATCGGCCCGGACGGACGACGGCTGAGCACGGTACTGCTCCCACGCCTCGGCCGGGCCACCGCACGGGACGTGTACGGCCCCGCCGTCGCCGAGGTCACCGACGCGCCCCTGGCCGACCTGGGCGACCGCACCGGCCACCTCGGCGCCGGCGACCTGCTGTCCAACCTGACCGCCCTGACCACCGGCACCGGCCCGCACCGCCTCGAACGGGGCGAGTACGCGGCGGTGCTGAGCGCGGGCGCGGGATTCACCTGGAGCGCGGTCGTGGTGCAACGGACCTGA
- a CDS encoding aldo/keto reductase, whose amino-acid sequence MTTRNLGPTGLAVHPVGLGCMGMSWGYAESQRDDTVSVAVIRQALDAGPVLLDTADAYGEGHNETLVGRALAGRRGDAVVATKTGIVVDDLATRSLSRDGSPEHIRRSADASLRRLGVDAIDLYYLHRVDPAVPLEESWGALSELVRAGKVRHLGLSEVTREQAAAAHRVHPVAAVQSELSLWTREPLDEDTGISGWCAEHGAAFVPFAPLGRGFLTGRYTRPEDFEAGDFRATNPRFTGEAFTANLRIAHAVEKVAARHGATAAQVALAWTLAQGDHVVPVPGTKQSRYLADNLAAADLRLTERDLGDLDAAPAATGSRY is encoded by the coding sequence ATGACCACGCGTAACCTCGGCCCGACCGGACTCGCCGTCCACCCCGTCGGACTCGGATGCATGGGAATGAGCTGGGGTTATGCCGAGTCGCAGCGCGACGACACGGTCTCGGTCGCGGTGATACGGCAAGCCCTGGACGCCGGGCCGGTCCTGCTGGACACGGCCGACGCCTACGGCGAGGGTCACAACGAGACCCTCGTCGGCCGCGCCCTCGCCGGCCGCCGTGGTGACGCCGTGGTCGCCACCAAGACCGGCATCGTCGTCGACGACCTCGCCACCCGCAGCCTGAGCCGCGACGGTTCCCCCGAGCACATCCGGCGCTCGGCCGATGCCTCGCTCAGGCGGCTCGGCGTCGACGCCATCGACCTGTACTACCTGCACCGCGTCGACCCCGCCGTACCGTTGGAGGAGTCCTGGGGCGCGCTGTCCGAGCTTGTCCGGGCGGGCAAGGTGCGCCACCTCGGGCTGTCGGAGGTGACCCGGGAGCAGGCAGCCGCCGCCCACCGTGTCCATCCCGTGGCGGCGGTGCAGTCCGAACTGTCCCTGTGGACACGGGAGCCCCTCGACGAGGACACCGGGATCTCCGGCTGGTGCGCCGAGCACGGTGCCGCCTTCGTGCCGTTCGCGCCGCTGGGCCGGGGTTTCCTCACCGGCCGCTACACCCGGCCCGAGGACTTCGAGGCCGGCGACTTCCGCGCCACCAACCCACGCTTCACGGGTGAGGCGTTCACCGCGAACCTGCGTATCGCGCACGCGGTGGAGAAGGTCGCCGCACGGCACGGCGCCACCGCCGCCCAGGTCGCCCTGGCCTGGACCCTCGCCCAGGGCGACCACGTCGTTCCCGTCCCCGGCACCAAGCAGTCCCGCTATCTGGCGGACAACCTGGCCGCCGCCGACCTGCGCCTGACGGAGCGGGACCTTGGCGACCTGGACGCCGCGCCCGCCGCCACCGGCAGCCGGTACTAG
- a CDS encoding ACP S-malonyltransferase — MVAHVHGSIAEPRYAVLFPGQGVQRPGMGEPWRGTPSWELVDSVSRASGFDVAELLLTADQETLSRTDHAQISVFTASLLAWSEFRRHDPHAAARVVAVAGHSLGEYSALVAAEALSVTDGAWLVGERGRAMAEAARRRPGAMAAVMGGAVEQVEALVEAASRDGAELWVANHNSPQQTVIAGSRTAVEVTAVRAAEAGLRYSVLPVTAACHSPYMEPAGVALSRALELTGFVTGTVPVVANVDARAHQGGTHWRELCARQLVSRVRWADTLHVLHEELDATAFLDIGPGSTLAGLARRNLPEIPSDRFKAPVPQTA; from the coding sequence ATGGTCGCGCACGTTCACGGGTCCATCGCCGAGCCGCGGTACGCCGTCCTGTTCCCCGGTCAGGGGGTGCAGCGCCCTGGTATGGGCGAACCGTGGCGGGGGACGCCGTCCTGGGAGCTCGTCGACTCCGTCTCCCGGGCCTCCGGCTTCGATGTCGCGGAGCTGCTGCTGACGGCGGACCAGGAGACCCTGTCCCGCACCGACCACGCCCAGATCTCGGTGTTCACCGCGTCCCTGCTGGCCTGGTCGGAGTTCCGGAGGCACGATCCGCACGCAGCCGCGCGCGTCGTCGCCGTCGCCGGACACAGCCTCGGTGAGTACTCGGCCCTGGTGGCGGCGGAGGCGCTGTCGGTGACCGACGGCGCCTGGCTGGTGGGCGAGCGGGGCCGGGCCATGGCGGAGGCGGCCCGGCGGCGGCCCGGCGCGATGGCCGCCGTGATGGGCGGTGCCGTGGAACAGGTCGAGGCGCTGGTGGAGGCGGCCTCCCGGGACGGTGCCGAGCTGTGGGTGGCCAACCACAACAGCCCGCAGCAGACGGTGATCGCGGGCAGCCGTACGGCCGTGGAGGTCACCGCCGTCCGCGCGGCCGAGGCCGGCCTGCGCTACAGCGTCCTGCCGGTCACCGCCGCCTGCCACAGCCCTTACATGGAACCGGCCGGCGTGGCCCTGAGCCGGGCCCTGGAGCTGACGGGTTTCGTGACGGGGACGGTCCCGGTGGTGGCCAACGTCGACGCACGCGCCCACCAGGGCGGCACCCACTGGCGCGAACTGTGCGCCCGTCAGCTGGTCAGCCGGGTCCGCTGGGCGGACACCCTTCACGTCCTCCACGAGGAACTGGACGCCACCGCGTTCCTGGACATCGGCCCCGGCTCCACCCTCGCCGGCCTGGCCAGGCGCAACCTGCCGGAGATTCCGTCCGACCGTTTCAAGGCCCCGGTCCCGCAGACCGCCTGA
- a CDS encoding AfsA-related hotdog domain-containing protein: MTPAEKKTCLPGAANLEFMRTVDRSLLHRWALSEVFLTDARKTGEDEYLAAAQLPPLHAYYTGHTSRLGSPDPMLLLECCRQAETYGGHEYAGVSRKSKFLLRSWSMELPGLLTLPQQEQPGELRISVRTSNRRGTPGDVRRLTFGIDMKLAQRCLGFVRMDVGYIPAEVYDTVRLQGRGRPLVPFRDLPRQGAYVDPHLVGRSDPANVVLADATVGSDNASATVRVPLDNRSMFDHGQDHVPGMVLMEAARQLCLLGVSDLWGASVSRSTVAGFDFSFMRYAELDIPTTVHIRKTETYTHQDNLSLMLPDLRTFHIDFEQDGDVIASGRMHTTTASTGVPLLDGEECL, from the coding sequence ATGACCCCTGCCGAAAAGAAGACCTGCCTGCCGGGCGCCGCGAACCTCGAATTCATGCGCACCGTGGACCGTTCCCTGCTGCACCGCTGGGCGCTGTCCGAGGTGTTTCTCACCGACGCCCGCAAGACCGGCGAGGACGAGTATCTCGCCGCCGCCCAGCTTCCCCCGCTGCACGCCTACTACACCGGGCACACCTCGCGGCTCGGCAGCCCCGACCCGATGCTGCTGCTGGAGTGCTGCCGGCAGGCCGAGACCTACGGCGGCCACGAGTACGCCGGGGTCTCTCGCAAGAGCAAGTTCCTGCTGCGGTCCTGGTCGATGGAGCTGCCGGGGCTGCTCACCCTCCCCCAGCAGGAACAGCCCGGTGAGCTGCGGATCTCGGTGCGCACCAGCAACCGCCGCGGCACCCCCGGCGATGTACGGCGGCTGACCTTCGGCATCGACATGAAGCTCGCCCAGCGCTGCCTCGGCTTCGTGCGCATGGACGTCGGCTACATCCCCGCCGAGGTCTACGACACGGTCCGTCTGCAGGGCCGCGGCCGGCCGCTGGTGCCGTTCCGGGACCTGCCCCGCCAGGGCGCGTACGTCGACCCGCACCTGGTCGGCCGCAGTGACCCGGCGAACGTCGTGCTCGCCGACGCCACCGTGGGCAGCGACAACGCGTCCGCGACCGTGCGGGTCCCGCTCGACAACCGCAGCATGTTCGACCACGGCCAGGACCACGTACCCGGCATGGTGCTCATGGAGGCGGCCCGCCAGCTCTGCCTGCTCGGCGTGTCCGACCTGTGGGGCGCCTCGGTCAGCCGCAGCACGGTCGCCGGCTTCGACTTCTCCTTCATGCGGTACGCCGAACTGGACATCCCCACCACGGTGCACATCCGCAAGACCGAGACGTACACGCACCAGGACAACCTCAGTCTGATGCTGCCCGACCTGCGGACCTTCCACATCGACTTCGAGCAGGACGGCGACGTCATCGCCTCCGGCCGGATGCACACCACCACGGCGTCGACGGGCGTTCCGCTGCTCGACGGAGAGGAGTGCCTGTGA
- a CDS encoding acyl-CoA carboxylase subunit beta, which produces MHVRVEELRRLRAEVHAGPGPRATEAQHARGKRTARERIELLLDEGSFTELEPLRRHRATGFGLEHRRPHTDGVITGWGTVDGRQVFVYAHDFRIFGGALGESHAGKIHKLMDLAEASGAPLVSLCDGAGARIQEGVTALAGYGGIFSRNARASGVIPQISVILGPCAGGAAYSPALTDFTFMVRGVAQMFITGPDVVRAVTGEQVSMDELGGADVHASVSGVAAFAYDDEANCLEDVRYLLSYLPSNNRQAPPALPCDDPADRRTDRLADLVPADPARGYDVREVIEEIVDHGEYFEVHPTWAGNIVCALSRIDGQVVGIIANQPVVGAGALDIKASEKAARFVSLCDAFNIPLVTMLDVPGFLPGVEQEHNGIIRHGAKLLYAYCNATVPRIQLILRKAYGGAYIVMDSRSVGADLSFAWPTNEVAVMGAEGAANVIFRRQIAAADEPAAMREQMVREYRAELMHPYYAAERGLVDDVIEPGETRAVLARSLAMLRTKHRALPQRKHGITPL; this is translated from the coding sequence ATGCATGTGCGCGTGGAGGAGCTACGGCGGCTGCGTGCCGAGGTGCACGCGGGGCCCGGACCGCGGGCGACCGAGGCGCAGCACGCACGAGGCAAGCGCACCGCCCGCGAGCGCATCGAACTCCTGCTGGACGAAGGGTCGTTCACCGAGCTGGAGCCACTGCGCCGGCATCGCGCGACCGGCTTCGGCCTGGAGCACCGCCGACCGCACACCGACGGCGTCATCACCGGCTGGGGCACCGTCGACGGCCGCCAGGTATTCGTCTACGCGCACGACTTCCGGATCTTCGGCGGGGCGCTCGGCGAGTCCCACGCGGGGAAGATCCACAAGTTGATGGACCTGGCGGAGGCGTCCGGCGCCCCGCTGGTGAGCCTCTGCGACGGCGCGGGCGCCCGCATCCAGGAAGGGGTGACCGCGCTCGCCGGGTACGGAGGCATCTTCAGCCGCAACGCCCGTGCCTCGGGCGTGATCCCGCAGATCAGCGTGATCCTCGGCCCGTGCGCGGGAGGCGCTGCCTACTCGCCGGCGCTGACCGACTTCACCTTCATGGTGCGGGGCGTGGCCCAGATGTTCATCACCGGCCCGGACGTCGTGCGGGCGGTCACCGGTGAGCAGGTCAGCATGGACGAGCTGGGCGGCGCCGACGTGCACGCGTCGGTGTCCGGAGTCGCGGCGTTCGCGTACGACGACGAGGCGAACTGCCTGGAGGACGTGCGCTACCTGCTGTCGTACCTGCCCTCCAACAACCGGCAGGCCCCGCCCGCGCTGCCCTGCGACGATCCGGCGGACCGGCGCACCGACCGGCTCGCCGACCTCGTCCCGGCCGACCCCGCGCGCGGGTACGACGTACGGGAGGTCATCGAGGAGATCGTCGACCACGGCGAGTACTTCGAGGTCCACCCCACGTGGGCGGGCAACATCGTGTGCGCCCTGTCCCGGATCGACGGGCAGGTGGTCGGCATCATCGCCAACCAGCCCGTCGTCGGCGCCGGGGCGCTGGACATCAAGGCCAGCGAGAAGGCCGCGCGGTTCGTGTCCCTGTGCGACGCCTTCAACATCCCGCTGGTCACCATGCTTGACGTGCCCGGCTTCCTGCCCGGCGTGGAGCAGGAGCACAACGGGATCATCCGGCACGGCGCGAAGCTGCTGTACGCGTACTGCAACGCCACCGTCCCCCGTATCCAGCTGATCCTGCGCAAGGCGTACGGCGGCGCCTACATCGTCATGGACTCCCGCTCGGTCGGGGCGGACCTGTCCTTCGCCTGGCCCACCAACGAGGTGGCGGTGATGGGCGCGGAGGGTGCCGCCAACGTCATCTTCCGCCGGCAGATCGCCGCCGCCGACGAGCCCGCGGCGATGCGCGAGCAGATGGTCAGGGAGTACCGGGCCGAGTTGATGCACCCGTACTACGCGGCCGAACGCGGCCTGGTCGACGACGTCATCGAACCGGGTGAGACCCGCGCGGTGCTCGCCCGCTCGCTGGCCATGCTGCGGACCAAGCACCGGGCGCTGCCGCAGCGCAAGCACGGGATCACCCCGCTGTGA
- a CDS encoding acyl carrier protein, whose amino-acid sequence MSTPVIQTQESLKHRVSALISEKFGLDETELLSGVTFDELEIDSLILVELSLILRKEMGIVLQEGELKASFTLNEAVAVIRAKADQA is encoded by the coding sequence ATGAGCACTCCCGTCATCCAGACCCAGGAATCCCTCAAGCACCGCGTCTCCGCCCTGATCAGTGAGAAGTTCGGCCTCGACGAGACGGAACTGCTGTCCGGCGTCACCTTCGACGAGCTGGAGATCGACTCCCTCATCCTCGTGGAGCTCAGCCTGATCCTCCGCAAGGAGATGGGCATCGTCCTCCAGGAAGGCGAGCTGAAGGCCTCCTTCACGCTGAACGAGGCCGTCGCCGTGATCCGTGCGAAGGCGGATCAGGCGTGA
- a CDS encoding acyl-CoA carboxylase subunit epsilon, which produces MSAAPSGADVLREAAFRVVRGNPDPDELGALVAVLTALRARATDDAAAGPAVPRANWDRAGNGYRGPLAWVGQGSPPEFA; this is translated from the coding sequence GTGAGCGCCGCGCCGTCCGGGGCCGACGTACTGCGCGAGGCCGCCTTCCGTGTCGTACGCGGCAACCCGGATCCCGACGAACTGGGCGCGCTGGTGGCCGTGTTGACCGCACTCCGGGCACGCGCCACCGACGACGCCGCCGCCGGGCCCGCCGTCCCCCGCGCGAACTGGGACCGGGCCGGCAACGGCTACCGCGGTCCGCTCGCCTGGGTGGGCCAGGGTTCGCCCCCCGAGTTCGCTTGA
- a CDS encoding beta-ketoacyl-[acyl-carrier-protein] synthase family protein, with translation MARGRGVAITGMGLVTPAGIGVEENWRRVLSGVSAAATDPELKGERVDISCRVPGFDPTAELGRRTAWKLDRFTQLAVVAARQAVTDSGLDTGSWDCTRVGVVIGNSLGGAATLEKQLRTYCEGTPEDVSALMIPMSMVNMVAGYIAMDLRIHGPSLVTATACASGASAIGTAREWLLSGLCDVVLAGGTESAISPGTLNGLSRMGALSGRTDQPAAASRPFAADRDGFVAGEGAALLVLERCADATARGARRYADIAGFSATSDAHHATAPHPRGEGLARALRAALDDAGVLPDEVEHVNAHGTSTPMNDLTEARALHSVLGDRAAVTSTKGVTGHTLAAAGAVEAAYTALALYHGAVPPTANVESLDPAIDVDIDVVTGAARHRRISVAASTSLGFGGHNAALILTAA, from the coding sequence GTGGCCCGGGGTCGCGGCGTCGCGATCACCGGCATGGGCCTGGTCACTCCGGCCGGCATCGGGGTGGAGGAGAACTGGCGGCGCGTGCTGTCCGGCGTGTCCGCCGCGGCCACCGACCCCGAGCTGAAGGGCGAGCGGGTCGACATCTCCTGCCGGGTCCCCGGCTTCGACCCGACTGCCGAGCTGGGCCGGCGCACCGCCTGGAAGCTGGACCGCTTCACCCAGCTCGCCGTGGTCGCCGCCCGGCAGGCGGTCACCGACTCCGGCCTGGACACCGGGTCCTGGGACTGCACCCGGGTGGGCGTGGTCATCGGCAACTCGCTGGGCGGCGCGGCCACCCTGGAGAAGCAGCTGCGCACCTACTGCGAGGGCACCCCCGAGGACGTGTCGGCGCTGATGATCCCCATGAGCATGGTCAACATGGTCGCCGGATACATCGCGATGGACCTGCGCATCCACGGCCCCAGCCTGGTCACGGCGACCGCGTGCGCGTCGGGGGCGTCCGCGATCGGTACGGCCCGCGAATGGCTGCTGTCCGGGCTGTGCGACGTGGTCCTGGCCGGCGGGACCGAGTCGGCGATCAGCCCCGGCACGCTCAACGGGCTGTCCCGGATGGGCGCGCTGTCGGGCCGTACCGACCAACCGGCCGCGGCGTCCCGCCCGTTCGCGGCGGACCGGGACGGCTTCGTGGCCGGTGAGGGCGCGGCGCTCCTCGTACTGGAGCGGTGCGCGGACGCCACCGCCCGTGGCGCCCGGCGCTACGCCGACATCGCCGGCTTCAGCGCCACGTCCGACGCGCACCACGCCACCGCGCCGCATCCGCGGGGCGAGGGCCTGGCGCGGGCCCTGCGGGCCGCACTGGACGACGCCGGAGTGCTCCCCGACGAAGTGGAGCACGTCAACGCGCACGGCACCTCCACCCCGATGAACGACCTCACGGAGGCCCGTGCCCTGCACTCGGTCCTCGGCGACCGCGCGGCGGTCACCTCCACCAAGGGCGTCACCGGCCACACCCTGGCCGCGGCGGGTGCCGTCGAGGCGGCGTACACCGCACTGGCGCTGTACCACGGCGCCGTTCCGCCCACCGCCAACGTGGAGTCGCTGGACCCGGCGATCGACGTCGACATCGACGTCGTCACGGGCGCGGCACGACACCGGCGGATAAGCGTGGCGGCGAGCACCTCCCTGGGGTTCGGCGGCCACAACGCCGCCCTGATCCTCACCGCCGCCTGA
- a CDS encoding FAD-dependent monooxygenase: protein MTFPQREGPGERRPVLVVGAGPVGLVLATELLAQGVPVRLIDHSAAGPVQHSRASVVWPRSLELLGRIGASEPLIELGNRLDEVQYYSEKRHLGSIEMSRLADTPYPFGVVVPQDTTEEVIRTRLAAHGGEIEFGSLSGLDTSGPRPVADVTRADGSTERIEADWVIGADGAHSAVRRLAGIELLGTGNDVLFAIGDGPVAGDMDQHALVYCYSRSGALGIAPFGGGMYRLAISVPDWQGEQGPPPELFQRFLDERSPRPGIVGELDWSTIFRARRRVAETMRAGRVFLAGDAAHVFSAAGAQGMNTGIQDAVNLAWKLAGVVKGAFEPGILDTYDSDRHLAAERIVLTTAKQTSWGLFKRRHELALRDATVRLAHRTGVLQRFGAPLMAQHDVSYRPAESLRDTLPGLTRRLRVGDRLPVFTAYGAPQPGAERWPSIDPARLTLLLWAGERQDAAWVAAREAVTEAAPDGVPVRDISVWPGFTPLLGTAPKAVLVRPDGHIAALTAPEPAAIRTALRRAGNSFRTARRTSAPAAPDAPDAPTPNDPTTGAADPTGAHKIEELVS, encoded by the coding sequence ATGACGTTCCCTCAGCGCGAGGGTCCCGGTGAGCGGCGTCCCGTCCTCGTCGTGGGCGCGGGCCCCGTGGGACTCGTACTCGCCACCGAACTGCTCGCACAGGGTGTTCCGGTCCGGCTGATCGACCACTCGGCCGCCGGCCCCGTCCAGCACTCCCGGGCCAGCGTCGTGTGGCCGCGCAGCCTGGAACTCCTCGGCCGTATCGGCGCGTCCGAGCCGCTGATCGAGCTGGGCAACCGGCTGGACGAGGTGCAGTACTACTCCGAGAAGCGGCACCTGGGCTCCATCGAGATGAGCCGGCTCGCCGACACCCCGTACCCCTTCGGCGTGGTCGTCCCGCAGGACACCACCGAGGAGGTGATCCGCACCCGGCTGGCCGCCCACGGCGGTGAGATCGAGTTCGGTTCCCTCAGCGGGCTCGACACCTCGGGGCCCCGGCCGGTCGCCGACGTGACCCGGGCCGACGGGAGCACCGAGCGGATCGAGGCGGACTGGGTGATCGGCGCGGACGGCGCGCACAGCGCGGTGCGCCGCCTGGCCGGGATCGAGCTCCTGGGCACCGGGAACGACGTGCTGTTCGCCATCGGTGACGGCCCGGTGGCCGGTGACATGGACCAGCACGCGCTGGTCTACTGCTACTCCCGCTCCGGAGCCCTGGGCATCGCCCCCTTCGGCGGCGGCATGTACCGGCTCGCCATCAGCGTGCCGGACTGGCAAGGGGAGCAGGGGCCGCCGCCCGAGCTGTTCCAGCGGTTCCTCGACGAGCGTTCCCCGCGGCCCGGCATCGTCGGCGAGCTGGACTGGTCCACCATCTTCCGCGCCCGGCGCCGGGTGGCCGAGACCATGCGGGCGGGCCGGGTCTTCCTCGCCGGCGACGCCGCCCACGTGTTCAGCGCGGCGGGCGCGCAGGGCATGAACACCGGCATCCAGGACGCGGTCAATCTCGCGTGGAAGCTGGCCGGCGTCGTCAAGGGCGCCTTCGAACCGGGCATCCTCGACACCTACGACAGCGACCGCCATCTGGCCGCGGAGCGCATCGTGCTGACCACCGCCAAGCAGACCAGCTGGGGGCTGTTCAAGCGGCGCCACGAACTCGCCCTGCGCGACGCGACCGTACGGCTGGCCCACCGGACCGGGGTACTGCAACGGTTCGGCGCCCCGCTGATGGCGCAGCACGACGTCAGCTACCGGCCGGCCGAGTCCCTGCGCGACACGCTGCCGGGACTGACCCGCAGGCTCCGCGTCGGCGACCGGCTGCCAGTGTTCACCGCGTACGGCGCGCCCCAGCCGGGCGCCGAGCGCTGGCCCTCGATCGACCCGGCGCGGCTGACGCTGCTGCTCTGGGCCGGCGAACGGCAGGACGCCGCATGGGTGGCCGCCCGCGAGGCCGTGACAGAGGCCGCGCCCGACGGGGTGCCGGTACGGGACATCTCCGTCTGGCCGGGCTTCACCCCGTTGCTCGGCACCGCGCCGAAGGCCGTCCTGGTCCGCCCCGACGGACACATAGCGGCACTCACGGCCCCCGAACCGGCCGCGATCCGTACGGCACTGCGCCGGGCCGGCAACAGCTTCCGCACGGCCCGCCGCACCTCGGCACCGGCTGCGCCGGACGCGCCGGACGCGCCCACCCCGAACGACCCCACTACCGGCGCCGCCGACCCCACCGGCGCCCACAAGATCGAGGAGCTGGTCTCATGA
- a CDS encoding RICIN domain-containing protein has product MYTPNDFKLVNRATGKCLDVNNWSSDDGANVQLWTCTGGANQRWRVEPLGDGTSRIISTVSDKALDVNDCGTADGTNIQQWTWWDNACQRWTLTDTDSGWLRLTNPNSGKVADVADCASSDGTDVRLWTWLNNNCQQWQLQP; this is encoded by the coding sequence ATCTACACGCCGAACGACTTCAAGCTGGTCAACCGGGCGACCGGCAAGTGCCTCGACGTGAACAACTGGTCGTCCGACGACGGGGCGAACGTCCAGTTGTGGACCTGCACGGGCGGTGCCAACCAGCGCTGGCGCGTCGAACCGCTGGGCGACGGCACCAGCCGGATCATCAGCACGGTCAGCGACAAGGCTCTCGACGTCAACGACTGCGGCACCGCCGACGGGACCAACATCCAGCAGTGGACGTGGTGGGACAACGCCTGCCAGCGCTGGACGCTCACCGACACCGACAGCGGGTGGCTGCGCCTGACGAACCCCAACAGCGGCAAGGTCGCGGACGTGGCGGACTGCGCCAGCTCGGACGGCACCGACGTCCGACTCTGGACCTGGCTGAACAACAACTGCCAGCAGTGGCAGCTACAGCCCTGA
- a CDS encoding beta-ketoacyl-ACP synthase III: MSRAAVLCGLGGALPATAVSNEELAGQLDTSDQWIRTRTGIGLRHVVAPGEATSDLAVAAGEHALASARRTGGDAAADVDLVVLATSTPDRPCPATAPDVAHRLGLGTVPAFDVAAVCTGFVYALATASSMITAGVAERALVIGADTFSTILDPADRTTRAIFGDGAGAVVLRAGEADEPGALLGFDLGSDGSGADLITVRAGGSRQRSTPELPGGEDHFFTMDGRPVFTQAVLNMSRSSQTLLDRVGWTPAELDKVVAHQANIRILNAVGEQLGLDDKQIVVNLDRVGNTVAASIPLALRDAAADGELLPGHRVLLTGFGGGLTWGSAALVWPALETD, encoded by the coding sequence ATGAGCCGCGCCGCGGTGTTGTGCGGCCTGGGCGGCGCGCTGCCGGCGACGGCCGTGTCGAACGAGGAGCTGGCCGGGCAGCTGGACACCTCCGACCAGTGGATCCGCACCCGTACCGGGATCGGCCTGCGCCATGTCGTGGCCCCGGGCGAGGCCACCTCCGACCTCGCCGTGGCGGCCGGGGAGCACGCCCTCGCCTCGGCCCGCCGTACGGGCGGGGACGCCGCCGCCGACGTGGACCTGGTGGTGCTGGCCACCAGCACACCGGACCGGCCGTGCCCGGCCACGGCACCGGACGTGGCCCACCGGCTCGGGCTGGGGACGGTGCCCGCCTTCGACGTGGCCGCCGTGTGCACCGGGTTCGTCTACGCGCTGGCCACCGCGTCCTCCATGATCACCGCCGGTGTCGCGGAACGGGCCCTGGTGATCGGCGCGGACACCTTCTCCACCATCCTCGACCCGGCCGACCGCACCACCCGGGCCATCTTCGGCGACGGAGCCGGAGCGGTGGTCCTGCGGGCGGGCGAGGCGGACGAGCCGGGAGCACTGCTCGGCTTCGACCTGGGCAGCGACGGCTCTGGGGCCGATCTGATCACGGTGCGCGCCGGAGGCTCCCGTCAGCGCTCCACGCCCGAACTCCCGGGCGGCGAGGACCACTTCTTCACGATGGACGGCCGACCCGTCTTCACCCAGGCCGTACTGAACATGAGCCGTTCCTCGCAGACGCTGCTCGACCGGGTCGGCTGGACACCCGCCGAGCTCGACAAGGTCGTGGCGCACCAGGCCAACATCCGCATCCTCAACGCCGTCGGCGAGCAACTCGGCCTCGACGACAAGCAGATCGTCGTGAACCTGGACCGGGTCGGCAACACCGTCGCCGCCTCGATCCCGCTCGCCCTGCGGGACGCCGCCGCCGACGGCGAGCTGCTGCCGGGCCACCGGGTACTCCTCACCGGCTTCGGCGGCGGCCTCACCTGGGGCTCGGCCGCTCTCGTCTGGCCGGCCCTCGAGACCGACTGA